The Rhodothermales bacterium genome has a segment encoding these proteins:
- a CDS encoding phosphodiester glycosidase family protein, producing the protein MKHFLARPLVLLLSLVACGTPPESAPVPPDGLVAWLPVDSLNEALPVGVRVYEGRNDSLPLAAWYVHVDLNVEGNGARVEISDDGDRRETVSEFASSEGACVALNGGYFRMGEDPATHVGLLMADGEILTPAIGSVLRSEVRYPVARATLGITETGRAYIAWVNSRADTTLAWSSPPPNEPGRPAEFPDLSQSSSWPMRDALSAGPRLLEDGTFNITVDEEVFFGSSIPRVHPRSAVGVTADGSLILMVVDGRQRASRGVDLDELAELLASTGAVDGMNLDGGGSSALVVNGHLLNRPAGERIEREVMSAVLVDCAE; encoded by the coding sequence ATGAAGCACTTCCTGGCGAGGCCTCTCGTCCTGCTCCTGAGTCTGGTGGCTTGCGGCACCCCGCCGGAGTCTGCGCCTGTTCCGCCCGACGGCCTGGTGGCCTGGTTGCCTGTGGACTCTCTGAATGAAGCCCTGCCCGTCGGCGTGCGCGTGTATGAGGGACGGAACGATTCACTCCCGCTGGCCGCGTGGTACGTGCACGTGGACCTGAACGTTGAAGGAAACGGAGCGCGTGTCGAGATATCCGACGACGGCGACCGGCGGGAAACCGTCAGCGAGTTTGCCTCGAGCGAAGGAGCCTGCGTGGCACTCAACGGCGGCTATTTCCGCATGGGCGAGGATCCGGCCACGCATGTGGGGCTGCTCATGGCAGACGGCGAAATCCTTACCCCGGCCATCGGCAGTGTGCTACGCAGCGAGGTTCGCTATCCGGTAGCCAGAGCGACGCTCGGCATCACCGAAACCGGGCGGGCCTACATCGCCTGGGTCAACAGCCGGGCAGATACCACGCTGGCCTGGAGTTCACCTCCTCCCAATGAGCCGGGTCGGCCTGCAGAATTTCCCGATCTGTCCCAGTCCAGCAGTTGGCCGATGCGGGATGCACTGTCCGCCGGACCGCGGCTGCTGGAGGACGGCACATTCAACATTACAGTGGACGAGGAAGTCTTCTTCGGCTCCTCGATTCCCCGCGTGCACCCTCGTTCCGCCGTCGGTGTGACGGCGGACGGCTCGTTGATTCTGATGGTCGTGGACGGGCGACAGCGAGCCAGCAGAGGGGTTGACCTGGACGAACTCGCCGAGCTGCTGGCTTCGACAGGGGCCGTGGACGGCATGAATCTGGACGGCGGCGGGTCCTCGGCGCTTGTGGTCAATGGACACCTGCTGAACCGGCCGGCCGGAGAGCGTATCGAACGGGAAGTGATGAGCGCAGTGCTGGTCGACTGCGCGGAATAG
- a CDS encoding Bor family protein, giving the protein MRIPATTCLLLLAMTLGGCYHTSVLFDNEPSNRVEEIWAHSFVYGLVPPDEVNAEEICGRSGAHKIETQISFVNGLVGALTFSVYTPMTITVTCAQ; this is encoded by the coding sequence ATGCGCATCCCCGCTACCACCTGCCTGCTGCTGCTGGCGATGACGCTGGGTGGTTGCTACCACACCAGCGTTCTGTTTGACAACGAGCCCTCGAATCGTGTCGAGGAAATCTGGGCCCACTCGTTCGTCTACGGCCTCGTGCCGCCGGACGAGGTCAATGCAGAGGAGATCTGCGGCCGCAGCGGCGCCCACAAGATCGAGACGCAGATTTCGTTCGTGAACGGCCTTGTAGGCGCACTGACATTCAGTGTCTACACGCCCATGACGATCACCGTCACCTGCGCCCAATAG
- a CDS encoding RNA polymerase sigma factor has translation MDAQETRLVRLAQQGDAGAFDALVRANEARLLHAIAGILGRTPAVYDVYQDTLVKAYTKLPGFRLDSAFSTWITRIAINRALNQKRKEKNARQDPLEFAQHIPSRGPSASLAVERAEMRASTERAMERLSERERAVFVLKHQHGYKLREIGDMLSCAEGTVKNYLFRATRKLREELEPVYREM, from the coding sequence ATGGACGCACAGGAGACACGACTGGTCAGGCTGGCGCAGCAGGGGGACGCGGGGGCGTTCGATGCCCTGGTGCGCGCCAACGAGGCGCGGCTGCTGCATGCAATCGCCGGTATTCTGGGCCGCACGCCCGCGGTCTACGACGTGTATCAGGACACGCTGGTGAAAGCCTACACCAAGCTGCCCGGGTTTCGCCTGGACAGCGCGTTTTCCACCTGGATCACGCGCATCGCCATCAACCGGGCCCTCAATCAGAAGAGAAAGGAGAAGAATGCCCGCCAGGATCCGCTTGAGTTTGCGCAGCACATCCCCTCGCGGGGTCCGTCTGCCTCTCTCGCCGTGGAGCGGGCGGAGATGCGTGCCTCCACTGAGCGCGCCATGGAGCGACTGTCAGAGCGGGAGCGGGCCGTGTTCGTGCTGAAGCACCAGCACGGTTACAAGCTGCGGGAGATCGGCGACATGCTGTCGTGCGCCGAAGGCACAGTCAAGAACTACCTGTTTCGGGCCACGCGGAAGCTCCGTGAGGAACTGGAACCGGTGTATCGGGAGATGTGA
- the rpoC gene encoding DNA-directed RNA polymerase subunit beta': MPYGKTQKIKKNFSSLTVSLASPETILERSYGEVLKPETINYRSFKPEKEGLFCEKIFGPVKDWECHCGKYKRIRYKGIICDRCGVEVTQKSVRRERMGHITLSVPVVHIWYFKTLPNKIGHLLGIRSKDLERIIYYENYVVVQPGCAASLGVEEKQLLSEDEYFNILYQIREDNNRLEDDDPEKFIAMIGGEAIEVMLRRIDLPMTAQELRFQIKTETSQQRKAEALKRLSVVESFRDANRRMENRPEWMVMRVIPVIPPELRPLVPLEGGRFATSDLNDLYRRVIIRNNRLKRLIDIKAPEVILRNEKRMLQEAVDSLFDNSRKANAVRSDSNRALKSLSDMLKGKQGRFRQNLLGKRVDYSGRSVIVVGPELQLHQCGLPKEMAVELFKPFIIRKLIERGIVKTVKSAKKVVDRRTADVWDILEKVIKGRPVMLNRAPTLHRLGIQAFQPVLIEGKAIRLHPLVCTAFNADFDGDQMAVHVPLSLDAAMEAMLLMLSSHNILSPAHGGPVTVPTQDMVLGLYYITKARNGMKGEGMQFSSTVEARQAYDQGIVELHAKIEVRVDGRRQQTTMGRVLFNEIVPDGVGYINEVLTKKNLRGIISRVLKASGFPKTARFLDELKMLGFERATEGGLTFSLSDIVIPDKRQELIDQAEGEVEKARANYGMGFITENERYNQVIDIWTHTNNQVSEELFNTLKEDREGFNAIYMMADSGARGSKEQIRQLGGMRGLMAKPQKSLVGSAGEIIENPIISNFKEGLTVLEYFISTHGARKGLADTALKTADAGYLTRRLVDVAQDGTVTQHDCGTLRGIRISALKDNEDIVEPLADRILGRVSVHDVEDPLNGDLIVGANELIDEEKARQISETSIEEVEIRSVLTCESRRGVCALCYGRNLATGRLVEVGESVGVVAAQSIGEPGTQLTLRTFHIGGTASRISAESTIQTKFAGKVEHVNLRTVSFDDGEEEKEVTLSRQGEIRIMDAEQEGRQLISYLIPYGAEVLVHDGDSVDKGAVLAAWDPYNSVILAETGGQVHFQDIIEGTTFREESDEQTGFKEKVIIDSRERTLTPAIVIEADGQKREYPLPVRARIQVDANDKVAAGRVLVKIPRQSAKTRDITGGLPRVTELFEARTPTDPAVVSEIDGVVSFGGRKRGSQEVIVTSRDGTESRTYLVSMTKHMLVHENDFVRAGDPLSDGQVSPQDILSILGPRAVQEYLVNEIQEVYRLQGVTINDKHIECIVRQMMQKVSVVDPGDTTLLEDNNVDRFVLEEMNDGLYDKFVVVDPGDSHLGIGDVVDRRKLREVNSEMKRKDQKPAQVRETHPAVAQPVLLGITQAALSTDSFVSAASFQETTKVLTSAAISAAIDPLYGLKENVIVGHLIPAGTGQRHFRDIVVGSKQELAEMTALSGDGVSADLEEA; this comes from the coding sequence ATGCCTTACGGGAAAACCCAGAAGATCAAGAAGAACTTCAGCTCGCTGACGGTCAGCCTGGCCAGCCCGGAGACCATTCTCGAGCGCTCCTACGGTGAGGTTCTCAAGCCGGAAACGATCAACTACCGGTCGTTCAAGCCTGAGAAGGAAGGACTCTTCTGCGAAAAGATCTTCGGCCCGGTCAAGGACTGGGAATGTCATTGTGGCAAGTACAAGCGTATTCGCTACAAGGGCATCATCTGTGACCGATGTGGCGTCGAGGTGACGCAGAAGTCGGTCCGCCGCGAGCGTATGGGTCACATCACGCTCTCGGTGCCCGTCGTCCACATCTGGTACTTCAAGACGCTTCCGAACAAGATCGGGCACCTCCTGGGTATCCGTTCCAAGGATCTGGAGCGCATCATCTACTACGAGAACTACGTGGTAGTGCAGCCGGGTTGCGCCGCAAGCCTGGGTGTCGAGGAGAAGCAGCTGCTCTCCGAGGATGAGTATTTCAACATCCTCTACCAGATCCGCGAGGACAACAACCGCCTCGAGGACGACGATCCGGAGAAGTTCATCGCAATGATCGGTGGCGAGGCCATCGAAGTGATGCTTCGTCGCATCGACCTGCCCATGACGGCGCAGGAGCTGCGTTTCCAGATCAAGACCGAGACCAGCCAGCAGCGCAAGGCAGAAGCCCTGAAGCGCCTGTCCGTGGTCGAGTCGTTCCGCGACGCCAACCGGCGCATGGAAAACCGTCCCGAGTGGATGGTCATGCGCGTGATTCCGGTCATCCCGCCGGAGCTCCGCCCGCTGGTGCCGCTGGAAGGTGGTCGTTTTGCGACTTCCGACCTCAACGACCTCTACCGCCGCGTCATCATCCGCAACAACCGCCTCAAGCGCCTGATCGACATCAAGGCACCGGAGGTCATTCTGCGGAACGAGAAGCGCATGCTGCAGGAGGCGGTCGACAGCCTCTTCGACAACTCGCGTAAGGCCAACGCCGTCCGGAGCGACTCGAACCGTGCCCTGAAGTCCCTCTCGGACATGCTCAAGGGCAAGCAGGGTCGTTTCCGTCAGAACCTGCTCGGAAAGCGCGTCGACTACTCCGGTCGTTCGGTAATTGTGGTCGGCCCCGAGCTGCAGCTGCACCAGTGCGGTCTTCCCAAGGAGATGGCGGTCGAGCTGTTCAAGCCGTTCATCATCCGCAAGCTCATCGAGCGCGGCATCGTCAAGACGGTCAAGAGCGCCAAGAAGGTGGTCGACCGCAGGACGGCGGACGTGTGGGACATCCTGGAGAAGGTCATCAAGGGCCGGCCGGTGATGCTCAACCGCGCGCCGACGCTGCACCGTCTGGGTATCCAGGCGTTCCAGCCCGTGCTGATTGAAGGCAAAGCCATTCGTCTGCACCCGCTCGTCTGTACGGCGTTCAACGCCGACTTCGACGGTGACCAGATGGCGGTGCACGTTCCGTTGTCGCTGGACGCGGCCATGGAGGCCATGCTGCTCATGCTCTCCAGCCACAACATCCTCAGCCCGGCGCACGGCGGCCCGGTGACAGTGCCGACCCAGGACATGGTTCTTGGTCTGTACTACATCACCAAGGCCCGCAACGGCATGAAGGGCGAGGGCATGCAGTTCTCGAGCACGGTCGAGGCGCGTCAGGCGTACGACCAGGGCATCGTCGAACTGCACGCCAAAATCGAGGTCCGCGTGGACGGTCGCCGTCAGCAGACCACGATGGGCCGTGTGCTCTTCAACGAGATCGTGCCTGACGGCGTCGGCTACATCAACGAGGTTCTCACCAAGAAGAACCTGCGCGGCATCATCTCCCGCGTGCTGAAAGCCTCCGGATTCCCGAAGACGGCGCGCTTCCTGGACGAGCTGAAGATGCTCGGCTTCGAGCGTGCCACCGAGGGTGGACTGACCTTCTCTCTTTCCGATATCGTGATTCCCGACAAGCGTCAGGAGCTCATCGATCAGGCCGAGGGCGAAGTCGAGAAGGCCCGCGCCAACTACGGCATGGGCTTCATCACGGAGAACGAGCGCTACAACCAGGTCATCGACATCTGGACGCACACCAACAACCAGGTGTCCGAAGAGCTCTTCAACACGCTGAAGGAAGACCGCGAAGGATTCAACGCCATCTACATGATGGCCGACTCCGGCGCTCGAGGCTCGAAGGAGCAGATCCGGCAGCTCGGTGGCATGCGTGGCCTGATGGCCAAGCCGCAGAAGAGCCTCGTCGGTTCGGCCGGCGAGATCATCGAGAACCCGATTATCTCCAACTTCAAGGAGGGGCTGACGGTGCTCGAGTACTTCATCTCGACGCACGGTGCTCGTAAGGGTCTCGCCGATACGGCTCTCAAAACGGCCGACGCCGGTTACCTCACGCGTCGCCTTGTGGACGTGGCCCAGGACGGCACGGTGACGCAGCACGACTGTGGCACGCTCCGTGGCATCCGGATCTCGGCCCTCAAGGACAACGAGGATATCGTCGAGCCGCTCGCAGACCGCATCCTTGGTCGCGTTTCGGTGCACGACGTGGAGGATCCGCTCAACGGAGACCTCATCGTCGGCGCCAACGAGCTGATCGACGAAGAGAAAGCCCGCCAGATCTCGGAGACCTCCATTGAGGAAGTCGAGATTCGTTCGGTGCTCACGTGTGAATCCCGGCGCGGCGTGTGTGCGCTCTGCTACGGTCGTAACCTTGCCACCGGCCGCCTGGTCGAGGTGGGTGAGTCGGTCGGCGTCGTGGCCGCCCAGTCCATCGGTGAGCCGGGTACGCAGCTTACGCTCCGGACCTTCCACATCGGTGGTACGGCCAGCCGCATCTCGGCTGAGAGCACCATCCAGACCAAGTTCGCCGGTAAGGTCGAGCACGTGAACCTCCGGACCGTCTCCTTCGACGACGGCGAAGAGGAGAAAGAGGTGACCCTGTCCCGTCAGGGCGAGATTCGCATCATGGATGCGGAGCAGGAGGGTCGCCAGCTCATTTCCTACCTGATCCCGTACGGTGCCGAGGTGCTGGTCCACGACGGAGACAGCGTCGACAAGGGTGCTGTGCTTGCCGCGTGGGACCCGTACAACTCGGTTATCCTGGCGGAGACGGGCGGTCAGGTCCACTTCCAGGACATCATCGAAGGCACCACCTTCCGTGAGGAGTCCGATGAGCAGACCGGCTTCAAGGAGAAGGTCATCATCGACTCCCGCGAGCGCACGCTCACGCCGGCCATCGTCATCGAGGCGGACGGCCAGAAGCGCGAGTACCCGCTGCCGGTGCGTGCCCGTATCCAGGTGGACGCCAACGACAAGGTGGCGGCCGGCCGTGTGCTCGTCAAGATCCCGCGCCAGTCTGCCAAGACCCGCGATATCACCGGTGGTCTGCCGCGTGTGACCGAGCTCTTCGAAGCCCGCACGCCGACCGACCCGGCTGTCGTGTCGGAGATCGATGGCGTGGTTTCCTTCGGAGGCCGTAAACGCGGTAGCCAGGAAGTGATCGTCACCTCCCGTGACGGCACCGAGTCCCGCACGTATCTCGTCTCTATGACCAAGCACATGCTGGTCCACGAGAACGACTTCGTGCGTGCCGGTGACCCGCTGTCGGACGGCCAGGTCTCGCCGCAGGACATCCTGAGCATTCTCGGCCCCCGCGCCGTGCAGGAGTACCTGGTGAACGAGATCCAGGAGGTCTACCGCCTGCAGGGTGTGACCATCAACGACAAGCACATCGAGTGCATCGTGCGCCAGATGATGCAGAAGGTGTCGGTCGTGGACCCGGGTGATACCACGCTGCTGGAAGACAACAACGTCGACCGGTTCGTGCTCGAGGAGATGAACGATGGGCTCTACGACAAATTTGTCGTGGTCGACCCGGGTGATTCCCACCTCGGCATCGGAGACGTGGTGGACCGCCGCAAGCTGCGTGAGGTCAACTCCGAGATGAAGCGCAAGGACCAGAAGCCCGCTCAGGTGCGTGAGACGCACCCGGCCGTGGCTCAGCCTGTGCTGCTCGGCATCACCCAGGCCGCACTCTCCACGGATTCCTTTGTGTCCGCCGCCTCGTTCCAGGAGACCACTAAGGTGCTGACGTCCGCTGCCATCTCGGCCGCGATCGATCCGCTCTACGGTCTTAAGGAGAACGTGATCGTCGGTCACCTCATCCCGGCCGGTACCGGCCAGCGCCACTTCCGCGACATCGTGGTCGGCTCCAAGCAGGAGCTGGCAGAGATGACCGCGCTCTCGGGCGATGGGGTAAGTGCCGATCTCGAAGAGGCCTAG